From the genome of Pseudomonas sp. TMP9, one region includes:
- a CDS encoding IS3 family transposase (programmed frameshift), translated as MSNPRFSEEFKIEAARQVTERGLPVAEVSARLGMSTHSLYAWVKRYSKPAEQRLQEDDQHAELRRLRAELKRVTEERDILKKGRRVLCQGVRLKYAFINQMSASYSIRRLCLTLKVHVSGYYAWRAEPKSARAKDDLRLLGLIKHSWLESGGVYGYRKIHDDLRELGEVCGRHRVARLMRKEGLRSQTGYRRRPGRYGGKPPVASPNYLERRFNVTEPNKVWVTDITYIRTYEGWLYLAVVLDLFSRQVIGWSMKPNMTSDLAIDALLMAVWRRKPKQEVMIHSDQGSQYSSSDWQSFLKANNLLGSMSRRGNCHDNAVAESFFQLLKRERIKRKVYGSRQEARSDVFDYIEMFYNPKRRHGFNDQLSPVEFEKRYFQRLAGV; from the exons ATGAGCAACCCGCGTTTTTCCGAAGAGTTCAAAATTGAAGCAGCTAGGCAGGTTACCGAACGGGGCCTGCCGGTCGCTGAGGTGTCCGCTCGTCTGGGCATGTCGACACACAGCCTGTATGCCTGGGTGAAGCGCTACAGCAAGCCTGCGGAGCAACGCCTGCAAGAGGATGATCAGCACGCTGAGTTACGGCGCCTGCGCGCCGAACTCAAGCGTGTAACTGAAGAGCGAGACATCCTAAAAAAGG GCCGCCGCGTACTTTGCCAAGGAGTGCGGCTGAAGTACGCCTTCATTAATCAGATGTCAGCGAGTTACTCGATTCGCCGTCTGTGCCTGACGTTGAAAGTACACGTCAGCGGTTACTACGCATGGCGGGCTGAGCCCAAGTCGGCGCGCGCTAAGGATGACCTGCGACTGCTTGGCTTGATAAAGCACTCTTGGTTAGAGAGCGGCGGCGTCTACGGCTACCGTAAAATTCATGACGACCTGCGCGAGCTTGGAGAGGTCTGCGGTCGGCATCGTGTTGCTCGACTGATGCGTAAAGAGGGGCTGCGTTCGCAGACGGGCTATCGACGACGCCCGGGACGTTACGGTGGTAAGCCGCCAGTTGCCTCTCCAAACTATTTGGAACGTCGCTTCAATGTCACAGAGCCCAATAAAGTATGGGTGACCGACATTACGTACATCCGAACTTACGAGGGCTGGCTGTACTTGGCAGTGGTGCTCGATCTGTTTTCGCGTCAGGTCATTGGCTGGTCAATGAAACCGAACATGACCAGCGACTTGGCAATAGATGCGTTACTGATGGCGGTCTGGCGACGTAAGCCGAAGCAGGAAGTCATGATTCACTCAGATCAGGGGAGCCAGTACAGCAGCTCAGACTGGCAAAGCTTCCTGAAGGCCAACAACTTGCTAGGAAGCATGAGCAGGCGCGGTAACTGTCATGACAACGCTGTGGCTGAGAGCTTTTTCCAGTTACTGAAACGAGAACGAATCAAGCGGAAAGTCTATGGTTCTCGGCAGGAAGCACGCAGTGACGTGTTCGACTACATCGAGATGTTTTACAACCCGAAACGGCGTCATGGTTTCAATGATCAGCTGTCACCGGTAGAGTTTGAAAAGCGATATTTCCAGAGGCTGGCCGGTGTCTAG
- a CDS encoding helix-turn-helix domain-containing protein — translation MTIADNLKRYRAAKKLSQREVWEAAGVSKSSYTSYEAGRADPTGEVIVRLAKALGVTTDELLLTEQERSVSEDLEPILKRFEALPPEIRNQARIALKGVLFGYEQEALR, via the coding sequence ATGACCATCGCAGACAACCTAAAGAGATACCGAGCAGCGAAAAAGCTCAGTCAGCGCGAGGTATGGGAAGCGGCAGGAGTGAGCAAATCGAGTTACACGTCATACGAAGCAGGACGAGCAGACCCAACAGGAGAGGTGATAGTCAGGCTGGCAAAGGCACTTGGAGTAACAACTGACGAGCTACTGCTTACAGAGCAAGAAAGGTCGGTATCCGAAGACCTAGAGCCGATCCTGAAAAGATTCGAAGCCCTGCCGCCAGAAATACGGAATCAGGCACGGATTGCACTAAAAGGCGTGCTGTTCGGGTACGAGCAAGAAGCTCTGCGCTAG
- a CDS encoding phage/plasmid replication protein: protein MFIDWLRLSQTFDHDLPTVCDVYSLTIDANTHEILSTKQPKFQHRGSHCSSITINIQGRKLTVDGNPSRINRLDNLFGFTTIQQCVNVYNALLAEYGLPGFTRCTTVQQCQVKGMRGKFDQALIADGATIERIDLTTNAALGKDNVLAFLRGVSTQSIGHSVGFLYPNGRTCVWTPEGNGEGGRLQYRKLYDKAFEMASKKGVLAKVKRLYGETSLEYAHVQRVHKFCIDNGICRFEQELKSELLKRKGLSFWGLFDEGQFAQLHDEFLKVDDRLKVTAMDIVTIAQQLIDEGVVTSTYAANITAMYAINWANGQAFDFDKSQTKTHRARLRRIGLDIARPYDNTRSATVIVREAREVTKTFDIQPPAWYRMPEARQLRLVA from the coding sequence ATGTTCATTGACTGGCTTCGACTCTCTCAGACGTTTGACCACGACCTGCCAACGGTCTGCGACGTCTACAGCCTGACGATTGATGCCAACACCCATGAAATCCTCAGCACCAAGCAGCCCAAGTTTCAGCACCGCGGTAGCCACTGCTCCTCGATCACAATAAATATTCAGGGCCGCAAACTCACCGTTGACGGCAATCCTTCTCGGATAAACCGCCTCGATAACCTCTTTGGGTTTACCACTATTCAGCAGTGCGTAAACGTCTACAACGCGCTTCTGGCCGAGTACGGGCTGCCCGGTTTTACTCGTTGCACCACCGTTCAGCAGTGTCAGGTTAAGGGTATGCGCGGCAAGTTCGATCAGGCACTCATTGCAGACGGTGCAACCATCGAACGTATCGACCTGACCACCAATGCCGCATTGGGCAAGGACAACGTTCTGGCGTTCCTTCGCGGCGTTTCTACACAGTCAATTGGCCACTCTGTCGGCTTCCTTTACCCGAATGGCCGCACCTGTGTTTGGACGCCAGAAGGCAATGGTGAGGGCGGTCGGCTTCAGTACCGAAAGCTTTACGACAAGGCTTTCGAAATGGCCAGCAAAAAAGGCGTTCTTGCCAAGGTCAAACGCCTCTACGGCGAAACCTCACTTGAATACGCCCATGTCCAACGTGTACACAAATTTTGCATAGACAACGGCATTTGCCGTTTTGAGCAGGAACTAAAAAGCGAACTCCTCAAACGCAAAGGCTTGTCCTTTTGGGGTCTGTTCGATGAGGGCCAATTTGCCCAACTCCACGATGAGTTTTTGAAGGTCGATGACCGCCTGAAGGTGACTGCTATGGACATTGTGACTATTGCGCAGCAGCTGATAGATGAGGGCGTCGTTACTTCAACATACGCCGCCAACATCACCGCGATGTATGCCATTAACTGGGCCAATGGTCAGGCCTTTGATTTTGACAAATCTCAGACGAAAACCCACCGGGCGCGCCTTCGCCGCATCGGCCTTGATATTGCTCGCCCATACGACAACACCCGTTCCGCGACTGTCATCGTCCG